A genomic stretch from Candidatus Hydrogenisulfobacillus filiaventi includes:
- a CDS encoding MarR family transcriptional regulator produces MGPESMATLDDVRDTGRLFDLTFALFRALGRGFRREREDLFHITPTQYHVLALVRDHGPATLMEVAALLRVAGPTATRAVEALAQKGLVVKDRDPQDRRMVWLRLSPRGEDLLGRERLQQIRHLEVLLGRLEGAEQRQLCRLLAKMLEGEPGGPGVTP; encoded by the coding sequence ATGGGGCCGGAAAGCATGGCCACATTGGACGATGTGCGGGATACAGGGCGGCTGTTTGACCTGACCTTCGCCCTCTTCCGCGCCCTGGGACGGGGTTTCCGCCGCGAGCGGGAGGACCTGTTCCACATCACGCCCACCCAGTACCACGTGCTGGCATTGGTCCGCGACCACGGTCCCGCGACCCTCATGGAGGTGGCGGCGCTGTTGCGGGTGGCCGGTCCCACCGCCACCCGGGCGGTGGAAGCCCTGGCCCAGAAGGGGCTGGTGGTCAAGGACCGGGACCCTCAGGACCGGCGGATGGTCTGGCTGCGCCTGTCCCCGCGGGGTGAGGACCTCCTGGGCCGGGAACGGCTGCAGCAGATCCGGCACCTGGAGGTGCTGCTGGGCCGCCTGGAAGGCGCCGAACAGCGGCAGCTCTGCCGCCTGCTGGCCAAGATGCTGGAGGGGGAGCCGGGCGGGCCCGGGGTGACGCCATGA
- a CDS encoding Acetoin catabolism protein X, producing MSRSIAVGVILNPMAGRDIRRVVSAASLASAADKVLTVRRILAGVQALPGTRVLMVDDDAGYGQLVARAFPEGFVTLLKDEDPDQWLSAQRTTAWARLLTAAGARVLVVVGGDGTQRNAAQAGVPVPLVPVAGGTNNVACWTGDQTVAGLAAARVAEGRLDPAEVGWRAKLLHVRTPSGVEEVALIDVALVRQPFTGALAVWHAGDVETLVLAVADPTRPGLSNIGGLVAPVGPEDEHGVWLDLDGPGQGRLRRDAVLAPGLLDTFWVRSHGTLPLDGERVLARRDGQGASVALDGERTVVLRPGEEARVRIRRDGPWIVDPARVMAVLRTERGVADAR from the coding sequence ATGAGCCGCAGCATTGCGGTCGGGGTTATCCTCAACCCCATGGCTGGCCGTGACATCCGGCGGGTCGTCTCGGCCGCCTCCCTGGCTTCCGCCGCCGACAAGGTGCTGACCGTGCGGCGCATCCTGGCCGGCGTGCAGGCCCTGCCCGGGACCCGGGTCCTGATGGTGGATGACGACGCGGGGTACGGGCAGCTGGTGGCGCGGGCCTTCCCGGAGGGGTTTGTCACCCTGCTGAAGGACGAGGACCCCGATCAGTGGCTGTCTGCGCAGCGCACCACCGCCTGGGCGCGGCTGTTGACCGCGGCCGGGGCCCGGGTGCTGGTGGTGGTGGGCGGGGACGGCACCCAGCGCAATGCGGCGCAGGCGGGCGTGCCGGTACCCCTGGTGCCGGTGGCGGGCGGCACCAACAATGTGGCCTGCTGGACCGGCGACCAGACAGTGGCGGGGCTGGCGGCCGCGCGGGTGGCGGAAGGGCGGCTGGACCCGGCGGAGGTCGGCTGGCGCGCCAAGCTCTTGCATGTGCGCACCCCGTCCGGGGTCGAGGAGGTGGCCCTCATTGATGTGGCCCTGGTGCGGCAGCCGTTCACGGGCGCGTTGGCGGTCTGGCATGCCGGCGATGTGGAGACCCTGGTGCTGGCGGTGGCCGACCCCACCCGTCCGGGCCTGTCCAACATCGGTGGGCTGGTGGCCCCAGTCGGCCCCGAGGATGAGCACGGGGTCTGGCTGGACCTGGACGGCCCCGGCCAAGGGCGCCTGCGGCGGGACGCGGTGCTGGCCCCCGGCCTGTTGGATACCTTTTGGGTCCGCAGCCACGGGACCCTGCCCCTGGACGGGGAACGGGTGCTGGCCCGGCGGGACGGCCAGGGCGCCAGCGTGGCCCTCGATGGGGAGCGCACGGTGGTGCTGCGCCCCGGGGAAGAGGCACGGGTACGCATCCGGCGCGACGGCCCCTGGATCGTCGACCCCGCGCGGGTGATGGCGGTGCTGCGCACGGAACGGGGGGTAGCGGACGCCCGTTAG
- a CDS encoding protein of unknown function (Evidence 5 : Unknown function) → MKAGILWGMVAAGALMAGAAVGVDRYLASVQHLGEAYRSLGRAGGAAAVPASASTALTAAGQDLTRAQADATALTREAQAVSTLTGQVLQLASPAAARDPGATDPSPLEASLAQAVLRLDATGADLEAAVSAGLADDRRAGSRLTAQADANRQALQQLGDTALHLLATARGDLTRAAAAVRTWSSIHHQAPGSLGVTVADPPADWTASGCEIIRAQSGGPAAAAGLVGAAQRTDPVGDLIAAITDRSDGNRTWATPDCAAFTAAMARTRPGDRLVIHYWHRQVIWYLLSGRWVARSVALTLPGTPEPATRGSGACPPPVSGRFTSPAEGNRIPLTLILDGPAATETLPVFLDTGGVNSILPQSVLQAAGFQPVGVTSLGGVVPGATSTAYRYRIPGRDLEVLDQGQPVPLARGTLTVMGVPDLALAVVGPDVLTHGAAFSTNGSSWTLTPPCG, encoded by the coding sequence GTGAAGGCAGGCATTCTGTGGGGAATGGTGGCAGCGGGGGCACTGATGGCGGGGGCGGCGGTAGGCGTGGACCGCTACCTGGCCTCGGTGCAGCATCTCGGGGAAGCCTACCGGTCCCTGGGCCGGGCCGGCGGGGCGGCCGCAGTACCGGCGTCGGCGAGCACGGCCCTCACCGCGGCCGGGCAGGACCTGACCCGGGCCCAGGCGGATGCCACGGCCCTCACCCGCGAGGCGCAGGCGGTCTCCACCCTCACCGGGCAGGTCCTGCAACTGGCCTCCCCTGCCGCCGCCCGCGATCCGGGCGCGACCGACCCTTCACCCCTGGAGGCCTCCCTGGCCCAGGCGGTCCTGCGCCTGGACGCCACCGGCGCCGACCTGGAGGCAGCGGTATCGGCCGGGCTGGCCGACGACCGCCGGGCGGGTTCCCGGCTGACCGCCCAGGCGGACGCCAACCGCCAGGCGTTGCAGCAGCTGGGGGACACCGCCCTGCACCTGCTCGCTACCGCCCGCGGCGACCTTACCCGAGCGGCCGCCGCGGTGCGGACCTGGTCGTCCATCCACCACCAGGCTCCGGGCTCCCTGGGGGTCACGGTGGCCGACCCCCCCGCCGACTGGACGGCAAGCGGCTGCGAGATCATCCGTGCCCAGAGTGGGGGGCCGGCGGCCGCTGCCGGCCTGGTCGGCGCCGCCCAGCGCACCGACCCGGTGGGAGACCTCATCGCCGCCATCACCGACCGCAGCGACGGCAACCGCACCTGGGCCACCCCCGACTGTGCCGCGTTTACGGCCGCCATGGCCCGGACCCGGCCCGGGGACCGTCTGGTGATCCACTACTGGCACCGCCAGGTGATCTGGTACCTGCTCTCCGGGCGCTGGGTGGCCCGCAGCGTCGCCCTCACCCTGCCGGGCACCCCGGAACCCGCCACCCGGGGGAGCGGCGCCTGCCCGCCGCCGGTGAGCGGCCGCTTCACCTCCCCCGCGGAGGGCAACCGCATCCCGCTCACCCTGATCCTGGACGGGCCGGCTGCCACCGAAACCCTGCCGGTGTTCCTGGACACGGGCGGGGTGAACTCCATCCTGCCCCAGAGCGTGCTGCAGGCAGCCGGCTTCCAGCCGGTGGGGGTAACCAGCCTGGGCGGGGTGGTCCCGGGGGCGACCAGCACCGCCTACCGCTACCGGATCCCCGGACGGGACCTGGAGGTCCTCGACCAAGGGCAGCCGGTACCCCTGGCCCGCGGCACCCTGACCGTCATGGGCGTGCCAGACCTGGCGCTGGCAGTGGTGGGGCCGGACGTGCTCACCCATGGGGCGGCCTTCAGCACCAACGGCAGTTCCTGGACCCTCACCCCGCCCTGCGGCTAA
- a CDS encoding conserved protein of unknown function (Evidence 4 : Unknown function but conserved in other organisms): MGAGKALQPGPELVEAVTRLARLRRQLKELEHEEAVVRERVLALLDPWPPEAFPLAVGPLTVTRYSRPGRLDPEAARRVLTAAGQWQALPAEWTVADPALAEHLAAQLAILPMPESSRAVLSALWRGALARQPRLDAAVLDRLVAEGRLDARDRAACFKGGRPSVTVVAVR, from the coding sequence TTGGGCGCCGGAAAAGCGCTGCAGCCGGGGCCGGAGCTGGTAGAGGCGGTCACCCGTCTGGCCCGCCTGCGCCGGCAGCTGAAGGAACTGGAACACGAGGAGGCGGTGGTGCGGGAGCGGGTCCTGGCCCTACTGGATCCCTGGCCGCCGGAGGCCTTCCCGCTGGCAGTGGGGCCGCTGACGGTCACCCGCTACAGCCGGCCGGGGCGGTTGGACCCGGAGGCCGCTCGGCGCGTGCTGACCGCCGCCGGCCAGTGGCAGGCGCTTCCCGCCGAATGGACGGTGGCGGACCCCGCCCTGGCCGAGCACCTGGCCGCCCAGCTGGCCATCCTGCCTATGCCCGAGAGCAGTCGGGCGGTGCTGTCCGCCCTCTGGCGGGGGGCGCTGGCCCGGCAGCCGCGGCTGGACGCCGCCGTGCTGGACCGCCTGGTGGCGGAGGGCCGGCTGGATGCCCGGGACCGGGCTGCCTGTTTTAAAGGCGGTCGCCCGTCGGTGACGGTGGTGGCGGTGCGCTAG
- a CDS encoding protein of unknown function (Evidence 5 : Unknown function): MDWEVDPEGLEVLLHRLARFRLPIVVTENGIATTDDGFRTAFLEAHLAALARAGAAGVPIRGYFYWAALDNFEWALGFGPRFGLIAVDYATQARRVRPSAAVLGAWARAGPPSAPPPPSPTGDRL; this comes from the coding sequence ATGGACTGGGAGGTGGATCCTGAAGGCCTGGAGGTCCTGCTGCACCGGCTGGCCCGCTTCCGGCTCCCCATCGTGGTGACCGAGAACGGTATCGCCACCACCGATGACGGCTTCCGGACCGCCTTCCTGGAGGCGCATCTGGCCGCCCTGGCCCGCGCCGGAGCGGCCGGGGTCCCGATCCGGGGCTACTTCTACTGGGCCGCGCTGGACAACTTCGAATGGGCCCTCGGCTTCGGCCCCCGCTTCGGCCTCATCGCGGTGGACTACGCCACCCAGGCCCGCCGGGTGCGGCCGTCGGCGGCGGTCCTGGGCGCCTGGGCCCGGGCGGGACCGCCTAGCGCACCGCCACCACCGTCACCGACGGGCGACCGCCTTTAA
- a CDS encoding putative Beta-glucosidase (Evidence 3 : Putative function from multiple computational evidences; Product type e : enzyme), giving the protein MPAPTWPADLPPFLWGAATSAHQVEGGTDNDWTDWEAAGRVRGQARSGAACDHWHRYREDLDLLQAIGLNAYRFSVEWSRVEPEPGRVDPAALDHYREVARAARTRGLIPCVTLHHFTLPRWFARRGGFAAAGAGRPFLAQVARTVRALAPWVPCFVVFNEPLIYVLMGYVRGEWPPGLRQPHRLLTLSRRLARLQREAYAVIKAEAPGALVGVAKHQVHFLPATPRWRDRAAAALAGRLFNDAFLEAVADRLDFIGLNYYTRNWVTARHPHPRFPSPRRTGGTGHGHGLGGGS; this is encoded by the coding sequence ATGCCGGCGCCCACCTGGCCTGCGGACCTGCCCCCGTTTCTGTGGGGCGCAGCCACCTCCGCCCACCAAGTGGAAGGCGGCACCGACAACGACTGGACCGATTGGGAGGCGGCGGGCCGGGTGCGGGGGCAGGCCCGTTCCGGCGCTGCTTGCGACCATTGGCACCGCTACCGGGAGGACCTCGACCTTCTGCAGGCCATCGGCCTCAACGCCTACCGGTTCTCGGTGGAATGGAGCCGGGTGGAACCTGAGCCCGGCCGGGTCGACCCCGCCGCCCTCGACCATTACCGTGAGGTAGCCCGGGCCGCCCGGACGCGCGGCCTCATCCCCTGCGTGACCTTGCACCATTTCACCCTCCCCCGCTGGTTCGCGCGCCGGGGCGGCTTCGCCGCCGCCGGGGCCGGACGCCCCTTTCTGGCCCAGGTAGCGCGCACGGTACGGGCCCTGGCCCCCTGGGTCCCCTGCTTCGTGGTCTTCAACGAGCCGCTCATTTATGTGCTGATGGGCTATGTCCGCGGGGAATGGCCGCCAGGCCTGCGCCAGCCGCACCGCCTGCTCACCCTTTCCCGCCGTCTGGCCCGCCTGCAACGGGAAGCCTATGCCGTCATCAAGGCCGAGGCTCCCGGGGCGCTGGTGGGGGTGGCCAAGCACCAGGTGCACTTCCTGCCTGCCACCCCCCGCTGGCGGGACCGGGCGGCGGCGGCCCTGGCCGGCCGCCTGTTCAACGATGCCTTCCTGGAAGCGGTGGCGGACCGCCTAGACTTCATCGGACTGAACTACTACACCCGCAACTGGGTCACGGCCCGCCACCCTCACCCCCGGTTTCCATCCCCCCGGCGGACCGGGGGGACCGGTCACGGACATGGACTGGGAGGTGGATCCTGA
- a CDS encoding Diacylglycerol kinase, translating to MGPAILIYNPAAGNGHARRVYESLRPELERRGVEVRATEGPGHATDIARGLAGEAVTVVSLGGDGTHHEVVNGLGPHARAVLAVIPAGTGNDFARVLDLPPDPLGCLAVALDEPGPQGPRIRQLDLGQVNRTYFLTVAGIGFDAEVAGWVNARQSRKGSGTWTFVRGILANLFTYRFRPLEVHVGEAARRRETFMLTAGNTPFYAGGIHICPGADPTDGLLTVLWVGRLPRLEVLPLLVKAYRGNHTGHPAVETFNAARLEVNGPPELWVDADGELIGHLPVTLGVVPKALAVRAGAGA from the coding sequence GTGGGCCCTGCCATCCTGATCTACAATCCCGCTGCCGGCAACGGGCATGCGCGGCGGGTGTATGAATCCCTGCGCCCGGAACTGGAACGCCGGGGGGTGGAGGTCCGCGCCACCGAAGGCCCCGGCCACGCCACCGACATCGCCCGCGGCCTGGCCGGCGAAGCCGTCACCGTGGTGTCCTTAGGCGGGGACGGCACCCATCACGAGGTGGTGAACGGGCTGGGCCCCCACGCTCGGGCGGTGCTGGCCGTGATCCCGGCCGGTACCGGCAACGACTTTGCCCGCGTGCTCGACCTGCCCCCCGATCCCCTAGGCTGCCTGGCCGTGGCGCTGGATGAGCCGGGCCCCCAGGGTCCCCGCATCCGGCAGCTGGACCTGGGCCAGGTCAACCGCACCTATTTCCTGACCGTGGCCGGCATCGGCTTCGACGCGGAGGTGGCCGGCTGGGTCAACGCCCGCCAATCCCGCAAGGGGTCCGGCACCTGGACCTTCGTGCGCGGCATCCTGGCTAATCTGTTCACCTACCGCTTCCGCCCCCTGGAGGTGCACGTGGGCGAGGCCGCCCGCCGGCGGGAGACCTTCATGCTCACCGCCGGCAACACCCCGTTCTATGCCGGGGGCATCCACATCTGCCCGGGGGCCGACCCCACCGACGGCCTCCTCACGGTGCTGTGGGTCGGCCGCCTGCCCCGCCTGGAGGTGCTGCCGCTGCTGGTCAAGGCCTATCGCGGCAACCACACCGGCCACCCGGCGGTTGAGACCTTTAACGCCGCCCGCCTGGAGGTGAACGGTCCGCCCGAGCTCTGGGTGGACGCCGACGGCGAACTCATCGGCCACCTGCCAGTAACCCTGGGCGTGGTCCCCAAGGCGCTGGCGGTGCGGGCGGGAGCCGGCGCCTGA
- the nfo gene encoding putative endonuclease 4 (Evidence 3 : Putative function from multiple computational evidences), translating into MRIGCHLSVAKGYAAAVARAPGLGANCFQYFTKNPRGFRNAKPVDQADAARGRELLAQEDVVTIGHAPYLINLASPDDELYHLSIEALVGDLVVAEARGSYGVVVHCGKGKDRDRAWALARMQEALATVLGRYSGPVRLLLENTAGQGSEIGTTLEELLLLAEPFAPERLGFCFDTQHAFAAGVVPDGEVTAFPGFAEPRYLDRLGAIHLNDSMVPFGARRDRHELIGQGFIGPRRIRAVLADPRLQTVPFYLETPVAKEAQYADEIRTCHALLAGDPDALALTNRDAPAEGGARIPE; encoded by the coding sequence ATGCGCATCGGCTGTCATCTCAGCGTCGCCAAAGGCTACGCAGCCGCCGTGGCCCGGGCTCCCGGGCTGGGGGCCAATTGTTTCCAGTACTTCACCAAGAATCCCCGCGGCTTCCGCAACGCCAAGCCGGTCGACCAGGCCGACGCCGCCCGCGGGCGGGAGCTTCTGGCGCAGGAGGACGTGGTCACCATCGGCCACGCCCCTTATTTGATCAACCTGGCCAGCCCCGACGACGAACTTTACCACCTGTCCATCGAGGCCCTGGTGGGGGACCTGGTGGTGGCCGAGGCCCGGGGCAGCTACGGGGTGGTGGTCCACTGCGGCAAGGGCAAGGACCGCGACCGGGCCTGGGCCCTGGCCCGCATGCAGGAGGCCCTGGCCACCGTGCTGGGGCGCTACAGCGGGCCGGTGCGCCTGCTGCTCGAGAACACGGCCGGGCAGGGGTCCGAGATCGGGACCACCCTGGAGGAGCTCCTGCTGTTGGCTGAACCCTTCGCCCCCGAACGGCTGGGGTTCTGCTTCGATACCCAGCACGCCTTCGCGGCCGGGGTAGTGCCGGACGGGGAGGTCACCGCCTTCCCCGGCTTTGCCGAACCGCGTTACCTGGACCGGCTGGGTGCCATCCACCTGAATGACTCCATGGTCCCCTTCGGCGCCCGCCGCGACCGCCACGAGCTCATCGGCCAGGGGTTCATCGGGCCCCGCCGCATCCGGGCCGTGCTGGCCGATCCCCGGTTACAGACGGTGCCCTTCTACCTGGAGACGCCGGTGGCCAAAGAGGCCCAGTACGCGGACGAGATCCGGACCTGCCACGCCCTGCTGGCCGGCGACCCCGACGCCCTGGCCCTCACCAACCGTGACGCCCCCGCTGAAGGGGGCGCGCGCATCCCCGAATAG
- the adhA gene encoding putative alcohol dehydrogenase AdhA (Evidence 3 : Putative function from multiple computational evidences; Product type e : enzyme) gives METGSGTMGAWVLEQAAPLEDARLTFRWRTDRPRPRPGPGEVLVEVATCGVCHTDLHTVEGELPLPAPGGIPGHQVVGRVVETAPDATEVCPPPGIDPGLAGALLAAAGQPGTDTWQLRPGTRVGVAWLYDACGRCPACLRGEENLCPQARFTGLSVPGGYAEALTAPARYLVPLPARFDDVRAAPLLCAGIIGYRSLRLAGVGPDRPRTLGLWGFGASAHLALQLARHWGCRVYVFTRSAAHRALALRLGAAWAGAAGDPPPEPLEAGITFAPVGRLIPQALAALAPGGVLAINAVHLQDGIPAFDYRLLYGERVLRSVANATRRDAWEWMYWADQAGVEPEVERWPMSQAREALVRVKAAAVQGSAVLVRGGDS, from the coding sequence ATGGAAACCGGGTCCGGGACCATGGGCGCCTGGGTGCTGGAACAGGCGGCCCCGCTGGAGGACGCGCGGCTGACCTTCCGCTGGCGGACGGACCGGCCCCGCCCCCGGCCGGGGCCGGGCGAGGTGCTGGTGGAGGTGGCCACCTGCGGCGTCTGTCACACCGACCTCCATACCGTGGAAGGCGAGCTGCCCCTGCCGGCGCCGGGGGGCATCCCCGGCCATCAGGTGGTGGGCCGGGTGGTGGAGACGGCCCCCGATGCCACGGAGGTCTGCCCGCCCCCGGGCATCGATCCCGGTCTCGCCGGGGCCCTGCTGGCGGCCGCCGGCCAGCCGGGGACCGATACCTGGCAGCTCCGGCCCGGCACGCGGGTCGGGGTGGCGTGGTTGTACGACGCCTGCGGCCGCTGTCCGGCCTGCCTGCGCGGGGAGGAGAATCTCTGCCCGCAAGCCCGCTTCACCGGGCTGTCGGTACCGGGGGGGTACGCGGAGGCACTGACCGCGCCCGCCCGCTACCTGGTACCGCTGCCGGCCCGTTTTGACGACGTGCGGGCGGCGCCCCTGCTCTGTGCCGGCATCATCGGCTACCGCTCCCTGCGGCTGGCCGGGGTGGGGCCGGACCGGCCCCGGACCCTGGGCCTGTGGGGGTTCGGCGCCTCAGCCCACCTGGCCCTGCAGCTGGCGCGTCACTGGGGCTGCCGGGTGTACGTCTTCACCCGCAGTGCCGCCCACCGTGCCCTGGCCCTGCGGCTGGGGGCGGCGTGGGCAGGCGCGGCCGGGGACCCGCCGCCGGAGCCGCTGGAGGCCGGGATCACCTTCGCACCCGTAGGCCGCCTCATCCCGCAGGCGCTGGCCGCCCTGGCCCCGGGCGGGGTGCTCGCCATCAACGCGGTCCACCTGCAGGACGGCATCCCCGCCTTCGATTACCGCCTGCTCTACGGTGAGCGGGTGTTGCGGTCGGTGGCCAACGCCACCCGCCGGGACGCCTGGGAATGGATGTACTGGGCGGACCAGGCCGGGGTGGAGCCCGAGGTGGAACGCTGGCCCATGAGCCAGGCGCGGGAGGCCCTGGTGCGGGTGAAGGCGGCGGCGGTGCAGGGCAGCGCGGTCCTGGTCCGGGGCGGGGACAGCTGA
- a CDS encoding conserved protein of unknown function (Evidence 4 : Unknown function but conserved in other organisms), with protein sequence MPADESREAAYPIIGPVEEGTDLLDRKLLAYFKALGPDYAKLIGFRFARPVDEVRARLEHLEALGLVERVEGRIVKYYHRRVKAVKHRNHTYYQLTREGDHFLRRHPTEPPPITHPKR encoded by the coding sequence ATGCCGGCCGACGAATCCCGGGAGGCGGCCTACCCCATCATCGGGCCGGTGGAGGAGGGCACCGACCTGCTCGACCGCAAGCTCCTGGCGTACTTCAAGGCCCTGGGCCCCGACTACGCCAAGCTCATCGGCTTCCGGTTCGCGCGCCCGGTGGATGAGGTGCGCGCCCGGCTCGAGCACCTGGAGGCCCTGGGGCTGGTGGAACGCGTGGAAGGCCGGATTGTAAAGTACTATCATCGGCGGGTGAAGGCGGTGAAGCACCGCAACCATACCTATTATCAGCTGACGCGGGAAGGCGACCACTTCCTCCGCCGCCATCCCACCGAGCCGCCCCCCATCACCCATCCCAAGCGCTGA
- the mccB gene encoding Cystathionine gamma-lyase: protein MIATHRFGIDSLLAHAGTGQDPVYGSVTTPIYQTVTFQHRGDALGTYDYSRTRNPTRSALEEALTRLEGGAGARVFASGMAAITALFLLLHQGDHILLTDDLYGGTYRVLTDYLGHLGLDFDFVDTRDPQEVERHWRGTTRMLFVETPSNPVLRISDIRALAALAHRHDARLVVDNTFMTFYRQRPLELGADIVVYSATKYLAGHNDVLAGALVARGPEDAERLGEVANGTGGVLGPLDAYLTLRGLKTLGLRLTRQEENARRVARALADHPAVARVYYPELEPEANARHRRQAGGPGGMVSFVLRDPGRVAAVMDRLQLVLPAVSLGGTESLITHPYSETHRELPEPLRRRLGIVPGLLRLSAGVEDPDDLIWDLRQALA from the coding sequence GTGATTGCAACGCACCGGTTCGGCATCGACAGCCTCTTGGCGCACGCCGGCACGGGCCAGGACCCCGTCTACGGCTCCGTTACCACGCCCATCTATCAGACGGTGACCTTTCAGCACCGCGGCGATGCCCTCGGCACCTACGACTACTCCCGCACCCGCAACCCCACCCGGAGCGCGTTGGAGGAGGCCCTGACCCGGCTGGAGGGCGGGGCGGGAGCGCGGGTCTTCGCCTCCGGCATGGCAGCCATCACCGCCCTCTTCCTGCTGCTGCACCAGGGGGACCACATCCTGCTCACCGACGACCTTTACGGCGGCACCTACCGGGTGCTGACCGACTACCTGGGCCATCTGGGGCTGGACTTCGATTTCGTGGACACCCGCGACCCGCAGGAGGTGGAACGGCACTGGCGGGGAACCACCCGCATGCTGTTCGTGGAGACGCCCTCCAATCCCGTCCTGCGCATCTCCGATATCCGGGCCCTGGCTGCCCTCGCCCACCGCCACGACGCCCGGCTGGTGGTGGACAACACCTTCATGACCTTCTACCGGCAGCGGCCGCTGGAACTGGGCGCGGACATCGTGGTCTACTCCGCCACCAAGTACCTGGCCGGCCACAACGACGTCCTGGCCGGCGCCCTCGTCGCCCGCGGGCCGGAGGATGCCGAGCGGCTGGGGGAAGTGGCCAACGGCACCGGCGGCGTCCTGGGTCCCCTGGACGCCTACCTCACCCTGCGCGGGCTCAAGACCCTGGGCCTACGCCTGACCCGTCAGGAGGAGAACGCCCGCCGCGTGGCGCGGGCGCTGGCGGACCACCCGGCGGTGGCCCGCGTCTATTACCCCGAACTGGAACCGGAGGCCAACGCCCGCCACCGCCGCCAGGCCGGCGGCCCCGGCGGCATGGTCTCCTTCGTGCTCCGGGACCCCGGGCGCGTGGCGGCGGTCATGGACCGCCTGCAGCTGGTCCTGCCCGCGGTGAGCTTGGGGGGCACGGAATCCCTCATCACCCATCCCTACTCGGAAACCCATCGCGAGCTGCCCGAACCGCTGCGGCGCCGCCTGGGCATTGTGCCCGGGCTGCTGCGCCTCTCGGCCGGGGTGGAGGACCCCGACGACCTGATCTGGGACCTGCGGCAGGCGCTGGCCTGA
- a CDS encoding conserved exported protein of unknown function (Evidence 4 : Unknown function but conserved in other organisms) — MLPMGRTRLTWLGLTAAIGTLIAGCGVTPTVAHAPWLTLNPATRTARMLVVMDSHPNNPGNLGLNFDDYSRGGLVFRIPQGYHVTMVVRNDGGQAYSAGIYNARLHLAFPGAGIPLSAMRANPDNSWIMPGQTVTYHFTATTPGTYKLASLLFSAPSSGKRANHLFTGMWDTVKVTPAT, encoded by the coding sequence GTGTTGCCGATGGGACGTACGCGCCTGACCTGGCTTGGCCTGACGGCTGCAATCGGGACCCTCATCGCGGGGTGCGGGGTGACCCCTACCGTCGCCCATGCCCCCTGGTTGACCCTCAACCCTGCCACCCGCACCGCCCGCATGCTGGTGGTGATGGATTCCCACCCCAACAATCCCGGGAACCTGGGCCTGAATTTCGATGATTACTCCCGGGGTGGCCTGGTCTTCCGGATTCCCCAGGGCTACCACGTGACCATGGTGGTGCGCAACGACGGCGGCCAGGCATATTCGGCCGGCATCTACAACGCCCGCCTGCACCTCGCCTTCCCCGGTGCCGGCATCCCCCTCTCCGCCATGCGCGCCAACCCGGACAACTCCTGGATCATGCCCGGGCAGACGGTCACCTACCACTTCACCGCCACCACCCCCGGGACCTATAAACTGGCCTCCCTGCTGTTCAGTGCCCCGTCCTCCGGCAAGCGGGCCAATCACCTGTTTACCGGCATGTGGGACACCGTCAAGGTCACCCCGGCCACCTGA
- a CDS encoding protein of unknown function (Evidence 5 : Unknown function) produces MAKDRDQDLITLVDDEERDVDWFDVMRSWFAQDEEEQEEEPRER; encoded by the coding sequence ATGGCCAAGGATCGGGACCAGGACCTCATCACCCTGGTGGACGATGAGGAGCGGGATGTGGACTGGTTTGACGTCATGCGTTCCTGGTTCGCCCAGGACGAGGAGGAGCAGGAGGAGGAACCCCGCGAGCGGTAA